The following proteins are encoded in a genomic region of Chryseobacterium cucumeris:
- a CDS encoding SusD/RagB family nutrient-binding outer membrane lipoprotein, with protein sequence MKINHIKILAFGAVLLFSASGCTNDFEQYNQEKAGGPENFYADFIAVVDPMKSMQRGLQSDYQLYPNLSADMYSGMFSTATPFNGGVNNLTYSMMDGWNNRIIARQQDIFNYSLIIDNTAKEIYKGVDFTGTFAVKKILKVITAARVSDSHGPVVYSKYEKPNPNGVTDFDSQQEAYNYFIADLSAAINDLQKVIAMPATQNVEDKSALKKADLVYGGNMAQWAKFANSLKLRLAMRMSYADPAKSKQYAEEALASPAGLITDNADNALISVGQSELSFIIYSWGDCLIGAPLMAYMNGYNDPRLPAYAIPASDPSLQGKYIGIRQGIDLLNGKSTYGGFSQPQAKSASGDYFSGTDGKMKLFTAAETWFLRAEAALRGYAGAGDIQTNYTTGVQQSFGEWGKSASVAAYLADNTSTEAPYIDPKNADNNVLVGNPQLSTITIAWNNGDTNERKLERIITQKWLSLYPNGPEAWAEQRRTGYPVLFKVRKNDSGGAISTEAMIRRIPFTIDTKTSLYNYQQAAQMLNGPDTGGTKLWWDKK encoded by the coding sequence ATGAAAATCAATCATATTAAAATATTGGCATTCGGAGCTGTACTGTTATTTTCTGCTTCAGGATGTACAAATGACTTTGAACAGTATAATCAGGAAAAAGCAGGAGGTCCTGAAAATTTTTACGCTGATTTCATCGCTGTTGTTGATCCCATGAAATCCATGCAGAGAGGATTACAGTCAGATTATCAGCTGTACCCTAACCTGAGTGCAGATATGTACAGTGGAATGTTCAGTACCGCAACACCATTTAATGGCGGGGTAAATAATCTTACTTATTCGATGATGGACGGATGGAATAACAGAATCATTGCCAGACAACAGGATATTTTCAATTACTCCCTTATCATCGATAATACGGCTAAGGAAATCTATAAAGGTGTAGATTTTACAGGAACATTTGCTGTTAAAAAAATTCTGAAAGTTATTACGGCAGCAAGAGTTTCAGACAGTCACGGCCCGGTAGTCTACAGCAAATATGAAAAGCCCAATCCGAATGGAGTTACAGATTTTGATTCTCAACAGGAAGCTTACAATTATTTTATTGCTGATCTTAGCGCAGCTATTAACGATTTGCAGAAAGTAATTGCCATGCCAGCGACACAGAACGTAGAAGATAAATCGGCATTGAAAAAAGCAGATTTAGTATACGGCGGAAATATGGCGCAATGGGCAAAATTTGCCAATTCATTAAAGCTGAGGTTAGCCATGAGAATGAGCTATGCTGATCCTGCGAAATCTAAACAATATGCAGAAGAAGCATTGGCTTCACCTGCAGGATTGATTACGGATAATGCGGACAATGCGTTGATCAGTGTAGGACAGTCAGAATTGAGTTTTATCATCTATTCATGGGGAGATTGTTTAATTGGTGCGCCATTGATGGCTTATATGAACGGATATAATGACCCAAGACTTCCTGCCTATGCTATTCCTGCATCTGATCCAAGCTTACAGGGAAAATATATAGGAATCCGCCAGGGAATAGATTTATTAAATGGTAAATCAACGTACGGAGGGTTCTCACAGCCACAGGCAAAATCTGCCAGCGGAGATTATTTTTCCGGTACCGATGGTAAAATGAAATTATTCACCGCTGCAGAAACATGGTTCCTTAGAGCTGAAGCTGCTTTGAGAGGATATGCAGGAGCAGGAGATATTCAAACCAACTATACAACCGGAGTTCAGCAGTCTTTCGGAGAATGGGGGAAAAGTGCTAGTGTTGCTGCTTATCTTGCCGATAATACTTCTACTGAAGCACCTTATATTGATCCGAAAAATGCAGACAATAACGTACTTGTTGGAAACCCTCAGTTAAGTACCATTACGATTGCATGGAATAACGGCGATACCAACGAAAGAAAATTAGAAAGAATTATTACCCAAAAATGGCTATCCCTTTATCCGAATGGACCTGAAGCATGGGCTGAGCAGAGAAGAACAGGTTATCCGGTTCTTTTCAAGGTAAGAAAGAATGACAGCGGCGGAGCCATCAGTACAGAAGCAATGATAAGGAGAATTCCTTTTACTATTGATACCAAAACATCATTATATAATTACCAGCAAGCTGCTCAAATGCTGAACGGTCCTGATACCGGAGGAACAAAGCTTTGGTGGGATAAGAAATAA
- the fabF gene encoding beta-ketoacyl-ACP synthase II yields MKRVVITGLGAVTPLGNNVEDFWQNSIKGVSGAGLITHFDTEKFKVHFACEVKGFDPKVYLNHNEIKRSDLFTQYAMYASAEAIQDSGLELEKMDPFDTGVIWGTGQGGMWTFEKEVMDFAAGDGTPRFNPFFVPKFIANMASGMISMKYGLQGINYTTVSACATGNTALMDAFNYIRLGKAKVIISGGSEAAITPASIGGFSIMKAMSTRNDDFTTASRPYDADRDGFVMGEGAGALVLEEYEHAVARGAKIYAELAGAAMTADAYHMTAPHPDGVGAIKAMQLAVKEAGANMEDIDYINPHATSTPLGDMVELTAINKAFKGSKNLDISATKSMTGHLLGAAGAVEAILSIKAIQNGIIPPTINLHNIDESIPKDINIVFGEAKEKNINFALSNAFGFGGHNATVVFKKFS; encoded by the coding sequence ATGAAGAGAGTTGTCATTACAGGATTAGGTGCTGTGACACCTTTGGGAAATAATGTTGAAGATTTTTGGCAAAACAGTATTAAAGGAGTCAGCGGAGCAGGACTCATTACCCATTTCGATACGGAAAAATTTAAAGTACATTTTGCCTGTGAGGTAAAAGGCTTTGATCCAAAAGTATATCTGAATCATAACGAAATCAAGAGAAGTGATCTGTTTACACAATATGCCATGTATGCTTCTGCGGAAGCGATTCAGGATTCAGGCCTGGAGCTTGAAAAAATGGATCCCTTCGACACAGGAGTCATCTGGGGAACAGGACAGGGCGGAATGTGGACTTTTGAAAAGGAAGTGATGGATTTCGCTGCAGGTGATGGAACGCCACGTTTCAATCCTTTCTTTGTACCGAAGTTTATCGCCAATATGGCTTCGGGAATGATTTCTATGAAATATGGTCTTCAGGGAATCAATTATACAACAGTTTCTGCCTGTGCTACAGGAAATACGGCATTGATGGATGCCTTCAATTATATCCGTTTGGGAAAAGCCAAAGTAATCATCAGCGGTGGTTCTGAAGCAGCTATCACTCCGGCTTCTATCGGAGGGTTCTCTATTATGAAGGCCATGTCGACAAGAAATGATGATTTTACAACGGCCAGCCGACCTTACGATGCAGACAGAGACGGATTTGTAATGGGTGAAGGTGCAGGAGCCCTGGTGCTTGAAGAATATGAACATGCTGTTGCCAGAGGAGCAAAAATTTATGCAGAATTAGCAGGAGCCGCCATGACTGCAGACGCTTACCACATGACAGCACCTCATCCTGATGGCGTTGGAGCTATAAAAGCAATGCAGCTGGCAGTGAAAGAAGCAGGAGCCAATATGGAAGATATTGATTATATTAACCCTCATGCTACTTCCACTCCATTAGGAGATATGGTTGAATTAACAGCCATCAATAAAGCATTTAAGGGAAGTAAAAACCTTGATATCAGTGCCACAAAATCCATGACCGGCCACTTATTGGGTGCTGCAGGAGCGGTGGAAGCCATTCTTTCAATCAAAGCGATTCAGAATGGAATTATTCCTCCAACGATTAATCTTCACAATATTGATGAAAGTATTCCTAAGGATATCAATATCGTTTTCGGAGAAGCGAAAGAAAAGAACATCAATTTTGCGTTGAGTAATGCCTTTGGATTCGGAGGACATAATGCCACTGTAGTATTTAAGAAATTCAGCTAA
- a CDS encoding acetyl-CoA C-acetyltransferase, whose amino-acid sequence METKKVAIVGYNRIPFARMNTAYSEQGNQDLLLASLNGLIDRYHLKGKRLGEVAGGAVIKHISESNLIRETVMNTTLDPATPACDLQQACDTGIEAAVYIGNKIALGQIDCGIACGVEAMSNIPFESSPRLRKAMLKANKEKSAFGKIKQLLSPKLKDWMPIPYRGQEPKTGLVMGEHTEITAQYYNIPREEQDQLALKSHQNMAKAYDEGFFDDMITPAFGLDKDNNLRRDSSIEKLSQLKPAFDKQNGTLTAGNSTPFTDGASAVLLASEEWAIANNLPVLAYITFLELAGIEYVENKQDLLLAPVFAAERMLKKAGMNLSDFDYYEIHEAFAAQVLATIKIWENDELAKKFGLEKALGKIDRNKLNVKGGSLAAAHPFAATGGRIIATLAKLLHEKGSGKGFISICAARGQGVTMILEK is encoded by the coding sequence ATGGAAACAAAAAAAGTGGCTATTGTAGGATACAACAGAATTCCTTTTGCCAGAATGAATACCGCTTATTCAGAGCAGGGAAATCAGGATCTTCTGCTTGCTTCTCTGAACGGATTAATAGACCGTTATCACTTAAAAGGAAAACGACTCGGAGAGGTTGCCGGCGGCGCAGTCATTAAACATATTTCCGAAAGCAACCTCATCAGGGAAACGGTGATGAATACAACGCTGGATCCCGCTACTCCTGCCTGTGATCTTCAGCAGGCATGTGATACAGGAATTGAAGCAGCTGTTTATATTGGGAATAAAATTGCCCTGGGTCAGATAGACTGTGGTATTGCATGCGGTGTGGAAGCCATGAGCAATATTCCATTTGAGTCTTCACCAAGGTTAAGAAAAGCCATGCTCAAAGCCAATAAAGAGAAATCAGCGTTTGGAAAAATAAAACAACTGCTAAGCCCGAAGCTGAAAGACTGGATGCCCATTCCTTATAGAGGGCAGGAACCCAAAACAGGTCTTGTGATGGGTGAACATACAGAAATTACTGCCCAATATTACAATATACCAAGAGAAGAACAAGATCAACTGGCATTAAAAAGCCATCAGAACATGGCAAAAGCTTATGATGAGGGATTTTTTGATGATATGATCACTCCAGCTTTTGGGCTGGATAAAGATAATAATCTGAGACGTGACAGCAGTATTGAAAAATTATCGCAGCTGAAACCTGCTTTTGATAAGCAAAACGGAACCTTAACGGCAGGAAATTCAACTCCTTTTACAGATGGTGCTTCTGCAGTTTTGCTGGCCAGCGAAGAATGGGCGATAGCCAATAATCTTCCCGTCTTAGCTTATATCACTTTTTTAGAGCTGGCAGGAATAGAATATGTTGAAAATAAACAGGATTTACTTCTAGCTCCTGTTTTTGCAGCAGAGAGAATGCTTAAAAAAGCAGGTATGAATTTGTCAGACTTTGATTACTACGAAATTCATGAAGCATTTGCAGCACAGGTCCTGGCTACCATAAAAATCTGGGAAAATGATGAGCTGGCCAAAAAGTTCGGATTGGAAAAAGCGCTGGGAAAAATAGACAGAAATAAACTGAATGTAAAAGGAGGAAGCCTTGCAGCCGCCCATCCTTTTGCTGCAACCGGAGGAAGAATTATCGCAACACTGGCAAAATTACTTCATGAAAAAGGCAGTGGAAAAGGGTTTATATCCATTTGTGCAGCCCGTGGGCAGGGAGTAACGATGATTTTGGAAAAGTAA
- a CDS encoding helix-turn-helix domain-containing protein: MPQQLIFEDHYKRLGLEVFSEENLENFNGSRFSSDIKVFFIPSGYELTVDFNHYKTKKPSLFFLTNQHLSIQKGKDESILLFYNRDFYCIQIHDKEVACDGLLFHNVFEIPYVELDNSEATLIKSLFQNIQDELEGKDSSAEEMIRTYVKQIIIRATRKWKKQNLDNDTLRIPGSELDIFRDFSRHLEIHFREKHNVADYAELLHIAPKTLTHKFKNLKLESPNQFIINRILLEAKRLLFYTDKPVKEIAYDLGYEDPAYFNRLFTNKTGSTPANFKKNYNTGKKYNI; encoded by the coding sequence ATGCCGCAACAGCTTATTTTTGAAGACCACTATAAAAGACTCGGACTGGAAGTATTTTCAGAAGAAAATCTGGAGAATTTCAACGGAAGTCGGTTCTCTTCAGATATTAAAGTATTTTTTATTCCTTCAGGATATGAACTTACAGTAGATTTTAATCATTATAAAACAAAGAAACCTTCACTTTTCTTCCTCACCAACCAACATTTGAGTATCCAAAAAGGCAAAGATGAATCTATTCTTCTTTTCTACAACCGCGATTTCTACTGTATCCAGATCCATGATAAGGAAGTGGCGTGTGACGGGCTTCTTTTTCATAATGTATTTGAAATTCCTTATGTGGAACTTGACAACTCAGAAGCCACACTTATAAAATCCCTGTTCCAGAATATTCAGGATGAACTTGAAGGGAAGGATTCTTCCGCAGAAGAAATGATCAGAACCTATGTAAAACAAATCATCATTAGGGCTACCCGCAAGTGGAAGAAACAAAATCTGGATAATGATACGCTCAGAATACCAGGCAGTGAGCTTGATATTTTCAGAGATTTCAGCAGACATCTGGAAATTCATTTCAGAGAAAAACATAATGTCGCTGATTATGCAGAGCTTCTTCACATCGCTCCGAAAACTTTAACTCATAAATTTAAAAACTTAAAGCTGGAGTCTCCCAACCAGTTTATCATTAACAGAATTTTATTAGAAGCAAAAAGGTTACTTTTTTATACGGATAAACCTGTCAAAGAAATTGCTTATGATCTGGGTTATGAAGATCCGGCTTATTTCAACCGCCTTTTCACCAATAAAACAGGAAGCACTCCCGCAAATTTCAAAAAAAACTATAACACGGGAAAAAAGTACAATATTTAA
- a CDS encoding OsmC family protein, translating into MRRNATAVWNGTIKEGKGHLTTQSTTLNQTQYSFNSRFADGVGTNPEELLAAAHAGCFTMKLDAELSQAGYNPEELKTTSVITLDPNIGKITKSELTLTAKVPGISEEEFQKFAKIAEEGCPVSAAFNFEITLNATLEN; encoded by the coding sequence ATGAGACGTAACGCAACAGCCGTTTGGAACGGTACTATTAAAGAAGGAAAAGGACATTTAACGACTCAGAGTACAACTTTAAACCAGACTCAATATTCTTTCAACAGTCGTTTTGCGGATGGTGTAGGTACCAACCCCGAAGAATTACTGGCAGCAGCCCATGCAGGATGCTTCACGATGAAACTGGATGCCGAATTATCTCAGGCAGGTTATAATCCTGAAGAATTAAAGACGACTTCTGTCATTACCCTTGATCCCAATATTGGTAAGATTACAAAATCTGAATTGACATTAACCGCTAAAGTGCCGGGAATCTCAGAAGAGGAATTCCAGAAATTTGCGAAAATTGCAGAAGAAGGATGCCCTGTAAGCGCCGCATTTAACTTTGAAATTACACTGAATGCTACTTTGGAAAACTAA
- a CDS encoding SusC/RagA family TonB-linked outer membrane protein: MRKAVIPVLFVFSLTANAQEKKTADTTKTTSIEEVVVTSLGIKRQARSLTYSSQQIGGDELTEVKTPNLLNSINGKVSNVQINRTNGVGSSVRVVMRGDKSVNSAQPLYVIDGIPIINGTGKSADIGQYSNMPDPGDVLSSINPDDIESINFLKGASASALYGSAGGNGAILITTKKGRAGKSSITYSSSLTVDRAYSLPKLQHSYLSYDPSVSGSQPGQSVESWGAKGSSKDYLKDFLQTGTTWVNSLSFQSGNERSTSYFSIGNTTNKGVVPMSYFDQYNVSFRNSSKFLDDKLTLDANFIGSLQESKNRQTPGASFSPLTSLYWLPRGVDFDQYGPDNYTYLNKERFLPAQNWWEVNPDGSFKGNPPTQNPYWILNRNPVTVSNKNTYGALSLSYQINPWLTARVRGNYSWNISDSQRDIAAFSAPTLLAVKEGINGRILKNTYENSSTYGDVLLIGSPKISESFSLDFTLGGSINTTRNKIGQIDNAYLTNPNLFTVSNLEWGKKRSPGDGYHNIYTNMKKQVQSVFASATVGYKNMFYVDMTFRNDWDSSLALTGRTGFDYESVGANAVLSSVFKLPEVISFWKVRGSYATVGLGLPTNISNAMIEYNKGYTVGVDAGTLVFPKSSFITDPKYKDLFPKPEFNKTFEVGTELRMFSNKLSFDITYYNSNTSNQLLETKIDSYFGGIAPGSYYINAGKIRNTGFESSLSYKIFSSEKFGWTTTLNASANKNTIVELFPPSLPISENQLFSLTGGGEYTKLKLGGSFGDLYGIKFKRDDQGRILVNEKGIPLAEGTPSYLGNPNPKFIMGFNNSFNIGKLGISFLIDGKFGGKVLSLTEKANDIYGVSQSTADARDAGGVSIPNAVYAPGTPNAGQAYTGLTNAKDYYKAVGTTEGFGKGIDEAYLYSATTIRLRQASISYTFDIQSKYMRNATVSLVGTNLFFFYKKAPFDPEQVSGNTPGGVGVDSFGLPVTRSIGLSLKANF; this comes from the coding sequence ATGAGAAAAGCAGTTATACCCGTTCTGTTTGTTTTTTCACTCACTGCGAATGCACAGGAGAAAAAAACAGCCGATACTACGAAGACAACCAGTATTGAGGAGGTCGTGGTCACCTCTTTGGGGATAAAAAGGCAGGCCCGCTCTTTGACGTATTCCAGTCAGCAGATTGGCGGGGATGAGCTTACAGAAGTGAAAACTCCCAATCTATTAAATTCGATCAACGGAAAAGTTTCCAATGTGCAGATCAACAGAACCAATGGTGTAGGTAGCTCCGTAAGGGTGGTCATGAGAGGAGATAAGTCTGTCAACAGTGCACAGCCACTGTATGTGATTGATGGTATTCCCATTATCAACGGAACAGGAAAATCAGCAGATATCGGACAGTATTCCAATATGCCGGATCCGGGGGATGTATTGAGCTCCATCAATCCTGATGATATTGAAAGCATCAACTTCCTGAAAGGAGCTTCTGCTTCTGCATTGTACGGTTCTGCCGGAGGTAATGGGGCTATCCTGATTACAACTAAAAAAGGACGTGCAGGGAAAAGTTCAATTACTTACAGCTCCAGCCTTACAGTGGACAGGGCTTATAGTCTTCCAAAACTACAGCACAGTTATCTGTCTTATGACCCTTCTGTATCGGGATCACAGCCGGGACAGTCAGTAGAAAGCTGGGGCGCAAAAGGATCTTCTAAAGATTATCTTAAAGACTTCCTTCAGACAGGAACAACTTGGGTAAATAGCCTTTCTTTCCAGTCAGGAAATGAGAGATCAACAAGTTATTTCTCAATCGGAAATACCACCAACAAAGGAGTGGTTCCCATGTCTTATTTTGATCAGTATAACGTTTCTTTCAGAAATTCAAGTAAGTTTCTGGATGATAAGTTAACATTAGATGCCAACTTCATCGGTTCATTACAGGAAAGTAAGAACAGACAGACTCCCGGAGCATCTTTTTCTCCTTTGACGAGTTTGTACTGGTTGCCAAGAGGAGTAGATTTTGATCAGTATGGTCCAGATAATTACACTTATTTAAATAAAGAAAGATTTTTACCTGCTCAAAACTGGTGGGAGGTTAATCCGGATGGAAGTTTTAAAGGAAACCCACCAACACAGAACCCTTATTGGATTTTAAACCGTAATCCGGTTACTGTAAGCAATAAAAATACCTATGGAGCGCTTTCATTATCTTACCAGATCAATCCTTGGTTAACGGCAAGAGTGAGAGGAAATTATAGCTGGAATATTTCAGACAGTCAGCGTGATATTGCTGCTTTTTCAGCACCTACTTTACTGGCTGTTAAGGAAGGAATTAATGGAAGAATTCTTAAGAATACCTATGAAAACTCTTCAACATATGGGGACGTGTTGCTTATCGGTAGTCCTAAAATTAGTGAGTCTTTCTCTTTAGATTTTACGTTAGGAGGAAGTATCAATACAACAAGAAATAAAATAGGACAAATTGATAACGCATATCTGACAAACCCTAACCTTTTCACTGTGAGTAATCTTGAATGGGGTAAAAAAAGATCCCCTGGTGATGGATATCATAATATCTATACCAATATGAAGAAGCAGGTACAATCTGTATTTGCAAGTGCTACAGTAGGGTATAAAAATATGTTTTATGTGGACATGACTTTTAGAAATGACTGGGATTCCAGTCTGGCCTTAACAGGGAGAACGGGATTTGACTATGAATCTGTAGGAGCTAATGCTGTGTTATCTTCTGTTTTCAAACTTCCGGAAGTCATTAGTTTCTGGAAAGTAAGAGGATCTTATGCAACGGTAGGATTAGGGTTGCCTACCAATATTTCCAATGCTATGATTGAATATAATAAAGGATATACTGTTGGTGTAGATGCGGGAACACTTGTGTTTCCAAAGAGTTCATTCATTACTGATCCTAAGTATAAAGACCTGTTTCCGAAACCTGAATTTAATAAAACTTTTGAAGTTGGAACAGAGCTAAGGATGTTTAGTAATAAATTAAGTTTTGATATTACTTACTACAACTCCAATACGAGTAATCAATTGTTAGAAACAAAAATAGATTCTTATTTCGGAGGAATAGCTCCTGGATCATATTATATCAACGCAGGAAAAATCCGAAATACAGGTTTTGAATCTTCATTGTCATATAAGATCTTCAGTTCAGAAAAATTTGGATGGACAACTACATTAAATGCATCGGCTAACAAAAATACTATTGTTGAATTGTTTCCACCAAGTTTACCTATATCAGAAAACCAACTTTTCTCATTAACAGGAGGAGGGGAATACACCAAACTGAAATTGGGAGGATCTTTTGGTGATCTTTACGGAATCAAGTTTAAAAGAGACGATCAGGGACGTATTTTAGTGAATGAAAAAGGAATCCCATTAGCAGAAGGTACTCCTTCTTATCTTGGCAATCCGAATCCTAAGTTTATTATGGGATTCAATAACTCCTTTAATATTGGTAAGCTGGGAATCTCTTTCCTTATTGATGGTAAATTTGGAGGGAAGGTACTTTCCCTTACAGAAAAAGCAAACGATATCTATGGAGTTAGTCAGTCTACAGCTGATGCAAGAGATGCTGGAGGTGTATCTATTCCAAATGCAGTATATGCACCGGGAACACCAAATGCGGGACAGGCTTACACGGGTTTAACCAATGCAAAAGATTACTATAAAGCAGTAGGAACAACAGAAGGGTTTGGAAAAGGTATTGATGAAGCCTATCTGTACAGTGCTACAACAATACGTTTACGCCAGGCTTCCATTTCATATACTTTCGATATTCAATCTAAATATATGAGAAACGCAACCGTAAGCTTAGTAGGAACCAACTTATTTTTCTTCTACAAAAAAGCACCATTTGATCCTGAGCAGGTATCAGGAAATACACCTGGTGGAGTAGGGGTAGATTCATTCGGATTACCGGTTACCCGATCTATTGGATTATCATTAAAAGCTAACTTCTAA
- a CDS encoding TetR/AcrR family transcriptional regulator, with protein sequence MSKAEKTKQHIIEKTATLFNTKGYISTSLSDITQATGLTKGSIYGNFENKDEVAIEVYKYNAAVLSKTLSRSFGNEFPTSLDKLHAFIDFYRKNWTFVFANGGCPLMNAATEADDSFPALKTQVKRSFTQWMTKISTTIAEGQNKGEIDQKINAEQYASLFIMLIEGGILLSKTMGDQSYLNHALDKVAQMIDHELNILPS encoded by the coding sequence ATGTCAAAGGCAGAAAAAACAAAACAGCATATCATTGAGAAAACAGCAACTCTTTTTAATACCAAGGGTTATATTTCCACATCGCTGTCTGACATTACCCAAGCAACCGGATTGACGAAAGGCAGCATTTATGGAAATTTTGAAAACAAGGATGAAGTAGCCATTGAGGTTTATAAATACAATGCCGCCGTGTTGAGTAAAACCCTCAGCCGCTCCTTTGGCAATGAATTCCCTACGTCATTGGATAAGCTCCATGCATTTATAGATTTTTACCGAAAAAACTGGACGTTTGTCTTTGCCAACGGCGGATGTCCGCTGATGAATGCTGCTACGGAAGCTGATGATTCATTTCCTGCTTTAAAAACTCAGGTGAAAAGGTCTTTTACACAATGGATGACCAAAATATCAACTACTATCGCTGAGGGCCAAAATAAAGGTGAAATTGATCAAAAAATCAATGCTGAGCAATATGCTTCCCTGTTCATCATGCTTATTGAAGGTGGAATTCTGCTTTCAAAAACAATGGGAGATCAAAGTTATCTCAACCATGCCTTGGATAAGGTTGCCCAAATGATTGATCATGAACTCAATATTCTTCCATCATAA
- a CDS encoding Dabb family protein yields MERRKFLFRSVQASALLLISGNMFASALPMFNPKKKKKVYFHYLLFWLRKDLSGPEVKEFENFFEGLKKLPYQKNLRYGKPAASSPRSVLDSTFTYNASMEFDSLEELEAYGKLPEHLALVQKYKPFFDRMLVYDTVYN; encoded by the coding sequence ATGGAAAGAAGAAAATTTTTATTTCGCTCAGTCCAGGCTTCTGCTTTGCTGCTGATCTCAGGAAATATGTTTGCCTCTGCTTTACCCATGTTTAATCCTAAAAAAAAGAAAAAAGTGTACTTCCATTATTTGTTGTTCTGGCTTAGAAAAGACCTTTCCGGGCCTGAAGTAAAAGAGTTTGAAAATTTTTTTGAAGGCCTTAAAAAGCTTCCTTATCAGAAGAATCTCCGTTACGGAAAGCCGGCAGCTTCCAGCCCGAGAAGCGTTTTAGACAGCACATTTACTTATAATGCTTCTATGGAATTCGATAGTCTGGAAGAGCTTGAAGCGTATGGGAAACTTCCTGAACATCTTGCTTTGGTTCAGAAATATAAACCATTCTTTGACAGAATGCTGGTTTACGATACTGTTTATAATTAA
- a CDS encoding AraC family transcriptional regulator, translating to MSELENILREITPLSPEDSFLVFDRIKASFDFPYHYHPEIEINFVYKGKGYKRMVGDHTGEIGNIELVLVGPNLPHCWANYRCKNRKTHEITIQFNQDFFNQSLMEKNILKPINNLMKDSIRGILFSTETAEKLKDSFLNLSKMNSFESFIEIMKILNELAVAEDKTLLSSYSIELETFADNDKMKVVHDFVHKNFENKITLDNAASLVNMSNVTFNRFIKKRTGKTFINYLNEIRISYAARWLMEKNLTVFEIAFEAGFNNIANFNKVFKSIKKTTPTEFREQFKGVKKIE from the coding sequence ATGAGCGAATTAGAAAATATTCTGAGAGAAATAACTCCACTATCTCCTGAGGACAGTTTTCTCGTGTTTGACAGGATTAAAGCCTCATTTGACTTTCCATATCATTACCACCCGGAAATAGAAATCAATTTTGTTTATAAGGGGAAGGGCTACAAAAGAATGGTGGGAGATCATACCGGAGAGATCGGAAATATAGAATTGGTGTTGGTAGGCCCAAATTTACCGCATTGCTGGGCTAATTACAGATGTAAGAACAGAAAGACCCACGAAATTACCATACAATTCAATCAGGATTTCTTTAATCAGTCACTGATGGAGAAAAATATCCTGAAACCTATCAATAATCTCATGAAAGATTCCATCCGGGGAATTCTTTTTTCTACAGAAACTGCCGAGAAACTAAAAGATTCGTTTCTCAATCTTTCAAAGATGAACAGCTTTGAATCTTTCATAGAAATTATGAAGATTCTGAATGAACTGGCTGTGGCAGAGGATAAAACACTTTTATCTTCGTATAGTATTGAACTTGAAACTTTCGCAGATAATGATAAAATGAAAGTGGTTCATGATTTTGTCCATAAAAATTTTGAAAACAAAATTACACTGGATAATGCAGCATCATTGGTGAATATGAGCAATGTGACGTTCAATAGGTTTATTAAAAAAAGAACAGGAAAAACCTTTATCAATTATCTTAACGAGATAAGAATCAGCTATGCTGCACGCTGGTTGATGGAAAAGAATCTGACTGTTTTTGAAATTGCTTTTGAGGCTGGCTTTAATAATATCGCCAACTTTAATAAAGTATTTAAGTCGATCAAAAAGACAACTCCAACCGAATTTAGAGAACAGTTCAAAGGAGTTAAAAAGATTGAATAA